One Dictyoglomus thermophilum H-6-12 DNA window includes the following coding sequences:
- a CDS encoding sigma-70 family RNA polymerase sigma factor — MIKPALELWLKYRETGDKKVLEELLEVFDDLIYYWASKFTSYGEPLEDLVQIGYLGFLKAVENYDPEKGDLSTYISHYVLGEIRHHLRDKIDKIKIPRSVKGLINKMDNFIKEVWEKENRSPSCEEIAKHLNITVESVEELFKIKEAMMTVSLEDLEIEMDRIRAEKLESFKLPIEDKIALEQALAKLPDIQRKVIEYIFYQDLTQTEVAKILKISQSQVSRILRSALEKLKEML, encoded by the coding sequence ATGATAAAACCCGCTTTAGAGCTTTGGCTAAAGTATAGAGAAACAGGGGATAAAAAAGTTCTTGAGGAACTCCTTGAAGTTTTTGATGATCTGATATACTACTGGGCTTCAAAGTTTACTTCTTATGGAGAGCCTTTAGAAGACTTAGTACAAATAGGTTATCTTGGCTTTTTAAAGGCTGTTGAAAACTATGATCCTGAAAAGGGTGATCTTTCCACATACATTTCTCATTACGTATTAGGTGAAATAAGGCATCATTTAAGGGATAAAATAGATAAAATAAAAATTCCAAGAAGTGTTAAGGGTTTGATAAATAAGATGGATAATTTTATAAAAGAGGTGTGGGAAAAGGAAAATAGATCTCCTTCTTGTGAGGAAATTGCGAAGCATCTAAATATTACTGTAGAATCGGTAGAAGAGCTTTTTAAAATTAAAGAGGCTATGATGACTGTATCTCTGGAAGATTTAGAGATTGAGATGGATAGAATAAGAGCTGAGAAATTAGAATCTTTTAAACTTCCAATAGAAGATAAGATTGCCTTAGAACAAGCATTAGCTAAACTTCCTGATATACAAAGAAAGGTAATTGAGTATATTTTTTATCAGGACTTAACTCAAACAGAGGTAGCAAAAATATTAAAGATATCCCAGTCACAGGTTTCGAGAATATTAAGGAGTGCTTTGGAGAAGTTGAAAGAAATGCTTTAA
- the gspE gene encoding type II secretion system ATPase GspE, with translation MDSININERLIGILKSRNIVPAAILDNILSNLRGKDIQEILLEEGLISKEKLVDLLSEILGWKVLVGKEFKPNEEAAKSIPPFLTKFHNFIPLGIEEKTIKVGFFPPVKPTAIEDIRLLTGYDVEPYLLKISSGEEDLSSLIAAPKTTNVDIDLEPEKVEEPLKGIEIGTWDESELNKIIEELTPEGGILEESSSASLLIDNQESQTISPGETSEAKQEENMPTIEVKEESISEVLSQIEGVEVVEEEKVERIEEVQEAEKVEEKQKEGFKKTEKDLADKIIESIRSSLSSADKKGLDEKKVAKPSTRRTGRRKLLGEVLLEKNLITKEQLDEALALSSKKGIRLGEALLELKLLDDVALAKLLSEQFDIPFKSLKEVKIDHDLAKLISPQKARENLILPLYRDNGRIVVGIVDPSNILALDDLRMVTRSEVFPVIVPRNELIDAINQIWGSEEVEKVLEEIIVQKEEEETQYQEVSLEEISSQEGPIAKLVNSILVDAVKRGASDIHIEPTEKNVRVRFRIDGVLHEIMFIQKRFQAAIVSRIKIMSDMDISERRIPQDGRIKANIKGEVYDFRVSTLPGVFGEKVVLRILGRGSISLSLESLGFSEHNYERYLKMLKTPYGIILVTGPTGSGKSTTLYASLNMINSPDINIITVEDPVEYQLPGIHQVQVNPKAGLTFASALRSILRQDPDVVLVGEIRDEETARIAIQAALTGHLVLSTLHTNDAPSAVTRLIDMGIEPFLISSSLLGAVAQRLVRTICPNCKAPYEPTKEEIEAIKATLGDIDLSNVTFYKGKGCPKCNGKGYKGRTAIHEIMLMNDEIRDLVLKKASRETIKEVARKHGMVTLREDGMQKVLKGMTTVEEVMRVTAAD, from the coding sequence ATGGATTCGATTAATATTAATGAGAGATTAATAGGAATTTTAAAGAGTAGAAACATTGTTCCTGCTGCAATTTTAGATAATATCCTCTCTAACTTAAGAGGGAAGGATATACAAGAAATTTTGTTGGAAGAAGGGTTGATTTCTAAGGAAAAGTTAGTAGATTTACTTAGTGAGATTTTAGGGTGGAAGGTACTTGTAGGTAAAGAGTTTAAGCCTAATGAAGAAGCAGCAAAAAGTATTCCGCCGTTTTTAACTAAGTTTCATAATTTTATTCCTCTTGGAATTGAGGAAAAAACCATTAAAGTGGGATTCTTTCCTCCTGTAAAACCAACAGCTATCGAGGATATAAGACTATTAACTGGTTATGATGTGGAACCTTACCTTTTAAAAATCAGCTCAGGGGAAGAGGATTTGTCTTCTTTAATTGCTGCTCCTAAAACTACTAATGTAGATATTGATTTGGAACCTGAGAAAGTTGAAGAACCTTTAAAGGGAATCGAAATCGGTACATGGGATGAATCGGAGTTAAATAAAATTATCGAGGAATTGACTCCTGAAGGAGGAATTTTGGAGGAAAGTTCAAGTGCTTCTTTACTAATCGATAATCAAGAATCTCAGACTATATCTCCTGGTGAAACGTCAGAAGCTAAACAAGAGGAGAATATGCCAACTATTGAAGTAAAAGAGGAATCAATTTCAGAAGTATTATCTCAAATAGAGGGTGTTGAGGTTGTAGAGGAGGAAAAGGTTGAGAGAATAGAAGAGGTTCAAGAGGCTGAAAAGGTAGAAGAAAAGCAAAAGGAAGGTTTTAAAAAAACTGAAAAAGATTTGGCTGATAAGATTATTGAAAGTATCAGGAGTAGTTTATCATCTGCAGATAAAAAAGGATTGGATGAAAAGAAGGTTGCAAAACCTTCAACAAGAAGAACAGGGAGGAGAAAATTATTAGGTGAGGTTTTACTTGAAAAAAATCTGATTACTAAAGAACAGCTTGATGAAGCATTGGCTCTTTCTTCTAAGAAAGGTATAAGACTTGGAGAAGCCTTGTTGGAATTAAAGTTATTAGATGATGTAGCATTAGCTAAGCTTTTAAGCGAGCAATTTGATATTCCCTTTAAGTCTTTAAAAGAGGTAAAAATTGACCATGATCTTGCTAAGCTAATTTCACCTCAGAAAGCAAGAGAGAACCTGATTCTTCCTTTATATAGGGATAATGGAAGAATTGTTGTAGGAATAGTAGATCCAAGTAATATTTTAGCCTTAGATGATCTACGTATGGTTACAAGAAGCGAAGTTTTTCCTGTTATAGTTCCGAGAAATGAGCTTATAGATGCTATAAACCAGATATGGGGTAGTGAAGAGGTGGAGAAGGTTTTAGAGGAAATTATTGTGCAAAAGGAAGAGGAGGAGACCCAATATCAGGAGGTCTCTCTTGAGGAAATTTCGTCTCAGGAAGGTCCTATAGCAAAATTAGTTAATAGTATTTTGGTAGATGCTGTGAAAAGAGGGGCTAGCGATATTCACATCGAACCTACAGAAAAGAATGTAAGGGTAAGATTCAGAATTGATGGTGTTCTTCACGAGATAATGTTTATTCAAAAGAGATTTCAGGCGGCAATAGTTTCGAGAATCAAAATTATGAGTGATATGGATATATCAGAAAGAAGGATTCCTCAAGATGGAAGAATAAAAGCAAATATTAAAGGAGAGGTTTATGATTTTCGTGTGTCTACTCTTCCTGGAGTTTTTGGAGAAAAGGTGGTTTTAAGAATTCTCGGTAGAGGCTCCATATCTTTAAGCCTTGAGAGTTTAGGTTTTTCTGAGCACAACTACGAGAGATATTTAAAGATGTTGAAAACTCCTTACGGAATAATATTAGTGACCGGACCTACAGGAAGTGGTAAGTCTACCACTCTTTATGCTTCTTTGAACATGATAAATTCTCCTGATATAAACATTATTACTGTGGAAGATCCTGTAGAGTATCAGCTTCCGGGAATTCACCAAGTACAGGTTAATCCAAAGGCAGGTCTTACCTTTGCTTCAGCGTTAAGATCCATATTAAGACAAGACCCTGATGTGGTACTTGTGGGAGAGATTCGTGATGAGGAGACTGCAAGAATTGCTATTCAAGCTGCATTGACAGGTCACTTAGTGCTTTCAACTTTACATACTAATGATGCTCCGTCTGCTGTTACGAGATTGATAGATATGGGAATTGAGCCTTTCCTTATTAGTTCTTCTTTATTAGGGGCTGTGGCCCAAAGACTTGTAAGGACTATATGTCCTAATTGTAAGGCTCCTTACGAACCTACTAAGGAGGAAATAGAGGCTATAAAGGCTACTTTGGGAGATATAGATTTGTCAAATGTAACTTTTTACAAAGGCAAAGGTTGTCCTAAGTGTAACGGAAAAGGATATAAGGGAAGAACTGCTATTCATGAGATTATGCTCATGAATGATGAGATAAGGGACTTGGTATTAAAGAAGGCATCGAGAGAGACCATAAAAGAAGTTGCAAGAAAACACGGTATGGTAACCTTAAGAGAAGATGGAATGCAAAAAGTTTTAAAAGGTATGACTACAGTTGAAGAGGTAATGAGAGTAACTGCTGCAGATTAA
- a CDS encoding YqeG family HAD IIIA-type phosphatase, translating to MLDILKPKKFVESIFDIDFEDLYKRGYRGIIFDLDNTIVPWNGNELDPKTRDLIENIKKIGFKVVILSNNWSQKRVKYFSKIMKLPALGSAFKPRVRSFKKAMELMDTEPTNTLVVGDRILTDIFGGNKIGMYTILVAPIDKNEIWIKKWTVRKLENWLLDLWIKRGEITKGE from the coding sequence ATGTTAGATATATTAAAGCCTAAGAAGTTTGTAGAATCAATATTTGATATTGATTTTGAAGATTTATATAAGAGAGGTTATAGGGGTATAATCTTTGATCTTGATAATACCATAGTTCCTTGGAATGGAAATGAGCTCGATCCTAAGACAAGAGATCTGATTGAAAACATTAAGAAAATAGGTTTTAAGGTGGTTATTTTATCAAATAATTGGTCTCAGAAAAGAGTAAAATATTTTTCAAAAATTATGAAACTTCCTGCATTAGGATCTGCTTTTAAACCTAGGGTTAGATCTTTCAAAAAAGCTATGGAATTGATGGATACAGAACCTACAAATACTTTGGTTGTTGGTGATAGAATATTAACAGATATATTTGGAGGAAATAAAATTGGAATGTATACTATATTAGTAGCACCTATTGATAAAAATGAGATATGGATAAAAAAATGGACGGTAAGAAAATTAGAAAATTGGCTTTTAGATCTCTGGATTAAAAGGGGAGAAATTACTAAGGGGGAATAA
- a CDS encoding type IV pilin protein yields the protein MRRERGFTLIELMVVIVIIAILAAVALPNFMGATERARESAVRSAMKTIQTALEMYATEHSGTYTNDLNGILPHLPGNKFPNSPATNSPYVIGQNLMQASGNPPSTPVLNTNPNTNEQYAIVYLYNPVENSYTLKGYNRTNTKEVLTLSNK from the coding sequence ATGAGAAGAGAGAGAGGTTTTACACTAATTGAGTTGATGGTAGTTATTGTGATCATTGCAATTTTAGCAGCAGTAGCACTTCCAAACTTTATGGGAGCAACTGAGAGAGCAAGAGAGTCTGCAGTAAGAAGTGCTATGAAGACTATCCAAACAGCATTAGAGATGTATGCAACAGAACATAGTGGAACATATACGAATGATTTAAATGGTATATTGCCTCATTTACCCGGCAATAAATTCCCTAATAGTCCTGCAACGAATTCTCCTTATGTTATTGGTCAAAACCTTATGCAAGCTAGCGGTAATCCTCCATCTACACCAGTCTTGAATACTAACCCTAACACTAATGAGCAATATGCTATAGTTTACTTATATAATCCTGTAGAGAATTCCTATACTTTAAAGGGGTATAATAGGACTAACACTAAAGAAGTTTTGACTCTTTCAAACAAGTAG
- a CDS encoding type IV pilus twitching motility protein PilT, which yields MKEELSIIEILQSALQKEASDVHITSGIPPVFRIKGHLIPQTQYPTLTPQLTYRLIFSLLTEEQKQKLQENKELDFSVGISGEGRFRVNAFWQRGSLAAVFRLIPWKIPTIEELRLPLVLKDLAALPRGLILVTGPTGSGKSTTLASMIDYINSNFSRHIITIEDPIEYLHTHKKSIVNQREVGSDTYSFANALRSALREDPDVILVGEMRDLETTAIAITAAETGHLVMATLHTVDAVQSIERIVDQFPAHQQQQIRLQLSGVIQGIISQQLLPRKDGTGRIVATEILIGIPAVRSLIREGKTPQIYSVIQTGGRYGMQTMDQSLADLVKKGLISQEVAFERAVNREELIRLLGGEVRR from the coding sequence ATGAAAGAAGAACTTTCGATTATTGAGATTCTCCAAAGTGCTCTTCAAAAGGAAGCCTCAGATGTGCATATTACATCAGGAATTCCCCCAGTTTTTCGTATAAAGGGACATTTAATACCTCAAACCCAATATCCTACACTTACGCCTCAATTAACTTATAGACTTATATTTAGCCTTTTGACTGAAGAGCAAAAGCAAAAATTACAGGAAAATAAAGAGTTGGATTTCTCAGTAGGAATCAGCGGAGAGGGTAGGTTTAGAGTAAATGCTTTTTGGCAAAGAGGAAGCCTTGCAGCAGTATTTAGATTAATACCTTGGAAAATTCCAACAATAGAGGAGTTAAGGTTACCATTAGTTTTGAAAGATTTGGCTGCTCTTCCAAGAGGACTAATACTAGTAACTGGACCTACAGGAAGTGGTAAGTCTACTACTCTTGCTTCTATGATTGACTATATAAACTCAAATTTTAGTAGGCATATTATTACTATTGAGGATCCTATTGAGTATTTACATACTCACAAAAAGTCTATTGTTAACCAAAGAGAAGTAGGAAGCGATACCTATTCTTTTGCAAATGCTTTAAGGTCAGCTTTAAGAGAGGATCCTGATGTAATCCTCGTGGGTGAGATGCGAGACTTAGAAACCACAGCTATAGCCATAACGGCAGCAGAGACAGGACACTTAGTAATGGCTACTCTGCATACTGTAGATGCTGTACAAAGTATAGAAAGAATTGTAGACCAATTCCCTGCCCATCAGCAGCAACAGATAAGATTGCAACTTTCTGGAGTTATACAAGGTATCATATCTCAACAACTTTTACCAAGAAAGGATGGCACAGGAAGAATTGTTGCAACAGAGATTTTAATTGGAATTCCAGCTGTAAGAAGTTTGATAAGAGAAGGAAAAACCCCACAAATATATAGTGTAATTCAAACGGGGGGAAGATATGGAATGCAAACAATGGATCAAAGTCTTGCAGATCTTGTGAAAAAAGGACTTATTTCTCAAGAAGTAGCCTTTGAAAGGGCAGTGAATAGAGAGGAATTAATCCGTCTTTTGGGGGGAGAAGTAAGGAGGTGA
- a CDS encoding type IV pilin protein, producing the protein MNKMGFTLVELLVVIVIISILALVGIAGYSIYVERARESSARSALKAIQVALEMYSTDNKGKYPIANNLSELKFQILNYLPGREYPDNPSNNMPYSDENNDHYKISYTYDPLENRYTLTVMDRYNIKRLYFLSNSISFLH; encoded by the coding sequence ATGAATAAGATGGGGTTTACATTAGTTGAGCTTCTTGTAGTGATTGTAATTATATCAATTCTTGCTCTTGTTGGAATAGCAGGCTACTCTATATATGTAGAGAGGGCAAGGGAAAGTTCTGCCAGGAGTGCTCTTAAGGCTATACAAGTTGCTTTAGAGATGTATTCTACAGATAACAAAGGGAAATATCCTATTGCAAACAATTTAAGTGAGCTAAAATTTCAGATATTAAATTATTTGCCAGGTAGAGAATATCCAGATAATCCTTCCAACAACATGCCATACTCTGATGAAAATAATGATCACTACAAGATTTCCTATACTTATGATCCTTTAGAGAACCGTTATACATTGACAGTTATGGATAGGTATAATATAAAGAGATTATATTTTTTGTCTAACAGTATTTCCTTCTTACATTAG
- a CDS encoding type II secretion system F family protein: MAKVYVYQARNMKGELVTGEYEAENMREVAIRLRGMNLYPIRIEEKRTPSSFFSLTLAPKKERVGKVKLTDLTVFTRQFATMINAGLSLSTCLNILSEQSESKALKQILKEVQRMVDEGSSLSEAFAKFPDVFSPLYINMVKAAESAGTLDETLERLAVTLEKQQELRRKIKSAMTYPVIVLIIAIGAGFGMLTFLVPIFAGMFESMGAQLPLPTAILLKMSKFITSNILLILLGAIILVLGAIRAWKNPKIKDKIDEIILKIPVFGGLIQKTSVVNFATTLAAQVRTGVPILQALQLAGQTAGNSVFRKAIDLTRQRVREGERIAPVLRETKVFPPMVVHMISIGEESGSLEQMLNKIAEFYEGEVAAAVESLTSLIEPLMMVFVGGIVGGMLIALYLPIFTMFQYIK, encoded by the coding sequence ATGGCTAAAGTATATGTTTATCAAGCACGAAATATGAAAGGTGAGTTAGTCACTGGAGAATATGAAGCAGAAAACATGAGAGAGGTAGCCATAAGGTTAAGAGGAATGAATTTGTACCCTATAAGAATAGAGGAGAAAAGAACGCCCTCCTCATTTTTCAGTTTAACATTAGCGCCTAAAAAGGAAAGAGTTGGAAAGGTAAAGTTAACGGATCTTACAGTGTTTACAAGACAGTTTGCTACAATGATTAATGCAGGCCTTTCTCTTTCTACTTGTCTAAATATTCTCTCTGAACAGAGTGAAAGTAAAGCATTAAAGCAGATACTAAAGGAAGTTCAGAGAATGGTAGATGAAGGAAGTTCTCTTTCTGAGGCTTTTGCAAAATTTCCTGATGTTTTTTCTCCTTTATATATAAATATGGTGAAAGCAGCAGAATCTGCTGGAACCCTCGATGAAACTTTGGAAAGACTTGCAGTGACTCTTGAAAAGCAACAGGAATTAAGAAGAAAAATAAAATCTGCCATGACTTACCCAGTTATAGTGTTGATCATTGCTATTGGAGCTGGTTTTGGCATGTTGACCTTTCTTGTTCCTATATTTGCAGGTATGTTTGAAAGTATGGGAGCTCAACTTCCTTTACCTACTGCCATACTCTTAAAGATGAGTAAATTTATAACTAGCAATATTCTTTTGATTTTGCTTGGGGCAATAATTTTAGTGCTGGGAGCCATAAGAGCTTGGAAGAATCCTAAGATAAAGGATAAAATAGACGAAATAATTTTGAAGATTCCAGTTTTTGGAGGCTTAATTCAAAAGACCTCAGTGGTAAATTTTGCGACCACTCTTGCAGCTCAGGTAAGAACTGGAGTTCCTATCCTTCAAGCATTACAGCTCGCCGGACAAACAGCAGGAAATAGTGTGTTTAGAAAAGCAATTGATTTAACAAGGCAAAGGGTTAGAGAGGGAGAAAGAATTGCGCCTGTTTTAAGGGAAACAAAGGTATTCCCACCAATGGTGGTACATATGATATCTATTGGAGAAGAATCTGGTTCTTTGGAACAAATGTTAAATAAGATCGCAGAATTTTATGAAGGTGAAGTAGCAGCAGCGGTTGAGAGTTTGACTTCTCTTATTGAGCCTTTAATGATGGTATTTGTGGGTGGTATAGTTGGTGGAATGCTAATTGCATTATACCTACCTATATTCACCATGTTCCAGTACATAAAATGA
- the mltG gene encoding endolytic transglycosylase MltG, with the protein MRELLRHSRKKKSGRKRIGKKKINNYSLYFLLIVSLIFFIGFLFYLDLTAPKSKIRRDIEVYIPEGSSAYKIADILFDNGLIKSKKIFIVTTKLLGKEKELKSGYYLLSPSYSIFDILDAITQGKGVRVKVTIPEGSSLKDIANILSEKLNLSVERFIKLCNDKDFINSVIRDYKDFLGSHEDIKTLEGYLFSSTYYFNKGVKEEDVIRFLVKSFFYQVRNNIPEYKDRLKALNLSFKDWIILASIVEKEAKVNEEKPLIAGVFINRLRKGYKLQSCATVEYIYGFKKPVLLYKDLEVDSPYNTYIYYGLPPSPICSPSLESLKAVLYPQGDYLFFVAKGDGTHFFTKTYEEHLKVQGMKK; encoded by the coding sequence ATGAGAGAGTTGTTGAGGCACTCGAGGAAGAAGAAGAGTGGGAGGAAGAGGATTGGGAAGAAGAAGATCAATAATTATTCTCTCTATTTCTTATTAATTGTTTCTCTTATATTTTTTATAGGATTCCTTTTTTACTTAGACTTAACCGCTCCTAAGAGTAAGATAAGGAGAGACATAGAGGTATATATACCTGAAGGTTCCTCTGCTTATAAGATTGCGGATATTCTTTTTGATAATGGATTAATAAAGTCTAAAAAAATCTTTATTGTGACTACGAAATTATTAGGCAAAGAAAAAGAGCTTAAGAGTGGATATTATTTATTGTCTCCTTCCTACTCCATTTTTGATATATTGGATGCTATAACCCAGGGGAAAGGTGTAAGAGTAAAAGTTACGATTCCTGAGGGAAGTAGTTTAAAAGATATAGCTAATATACTCTCTGAGAAATTGAATCTCTCTGTTGAGAGGTTTATAAAACTTTGTAATGACAAAGATTTTATCAATAGTGTGATACGGGATTATAAAGATTTTTTGGGAAGCCATGAGGATATTAAAACTCTTGAAGGTTATTTATTTTCTTCAACTTATTATTTTAATAAAGGAGTAAAAGAGGAGGATGTTATAAGATTTCTTGTAAAGAGTTTTTTCTATCAAGTGAGAAATAACATACCTGAGTATAAAGATAGACTTAAAGCTTTGAATTTATCTTTTAAGGATTGGATTATTTTAGCATCCATTGTAGAGAAAGAAGCTAAGGTTAATGAAGAGAAACCTCTTATTGCAGGTGTATTTATAAATCGTTTAAGAAAAGGCTATAAATTACAATCTTGTGCAACAGTAGAATACATTTATGGATTCAAAAAGCCTGTGCTTTTGTATAAAGATCTGGAGGTTGATTCTCCATATAATACCTATATATATTATGGACTTCCTCCTTCTCCAATTTGTTCTCCAAGCTTGGAATCTTTGAAAGCGGTACTTTATCCTCAAGGAGATTATTTGTTTTTTGTGGCGAAAGGAGATGGTACTCATTTCTTTACTAAAACTTACGAAGAACACCTAAAGGTCCAAGGAATGAAAAAATGA
- the tilS gene encoding tRNA lysidine(34) synthetase TilS — protein sequence MTKDISNLDYIEKKVLDFIKSESLISQGDSIILSVSGGSDSIALSEILYNLSSILNLNLYIVYIDHHVRSNTYIEKEIIKDYATSRSIPYSFLDIYTTDFTEKTLREERYKALIKFSEKIKFNKIALGHTLDDQIETIIMSFFKGYGIEGLCGIPTKRDNFIRPIIILSKEEILEYCKRKNLKYVDDFTNLLPITLRNRIRYQLIPFLKENIPQFPQSIISQSVILSIENDLLEKLSKKYFDGLKRSNNVIEIENEGWKLLHDAIKIRVLKEIFKNFNEELSNEAIFYILREMSIMEGSKTLEIGNTEIYLYNQKIYIYKKEKHEFIIILPIPGEVKLPTGEILKAELIRNEGEPFNFKDLWHAYFDYDKIKAKELIVRNWKEGDRIEPFGLEGKSKKVQDVFVDKKIPKWKRKIIPLVTYKDKILWIPGVIRSDIAKVTNDTQTILHLSLKKEV from the coding sequence GTGACTAAGGATATAAGTAATTTAGATTATATAGAAAAAAAAGTCTTAGATTTTATAAAAAGCGAGTCCCTCATATCTCAGGGGGACTCTATTATTTTAAGTGTTTCTGGTGGGAGTGATTCTATAGCCTTATCCGAAATTTTATATAATTTATCTTCTATTCTTAACTTGAATTTATATATTGTATACATAGACCACCATGTCCGCTCAAATACTTACATAGAAAAAGAAATAATTAAAGACTATGCCACATCTAGAAGCATTCCTTATTCCTTTCTTGACATTTATACTACAGATTTTACGGAAAAGACCCTCAGAGAAGAAAGATACAAAGCCCTTATAAAATTTTCAGAAAAGATCAAATTTAATAAAATTGCTTTAGGACACACCTTAGATGACCAAATAGAAACTATAATTATGAGTTTCTTTAAAGGATATGGAATAGAGGGTTTGTGTGGCATACCCACCAAAAGAGATAATTTCATAAGACCTATTATTATACTCTCAAAGGAAGAAATTCTTGAGTATTGTAAAAGAAAAAATTTAAAATATGTCGATGATTTTACAAATCTTTTACCAATTACTTTAAGAAACAGAATTAGATATCAACTAATTCCTTTCCTTAAAGAAAATATACCACAGTTTCCTCAAAGTATTATTTCTCAAAGCGTCATACTATCTATTGAGAATGATCTCTTAGAAAAACTTTCCAAGAAATATTTTGATGGTCTAAAAAGATCTAATAATGTAATAGAAATAGAAAATGAAGGTTGGAAACTTTTACATGATGCTATAAAAATCAGAGTTTTGAAGGAGATCTTCAAAAATTTTAATGAAGAGTTATCAAACGAAGCAATATTTTATATTCTCAGAGAGATGAGTATTATGGAAGGTAGCAAAACTTTAGAAATAGGAAATACAGAAATCTATCTTTACAACCAGAAAATATATATCTATAAAAAAGAAAAACATGAATTTATAATTATACTTCCTATACCTGGAGAGGTTAAGCTTCCTACAGGAGAAATCCTAAAAGCAGAATTGATAAGAAACGAAGGAGAGCCTTTCAATTTTAAAGATTTGTGGCATGCATATTTTGACTATGATAAAATAAAAGCTAAGGAGTTAATAGTTAGAAACTGGAAAGAGGGAGATAGAATAGAGCCTTTTGGACTTGAAGGAAAAAGTAAAAAGGTACAAGATGTTTTTGTGGATAAAAAGATCCCAAAATGGAAAAGAAAGATTATTCCCTTGGTGACTTATAAAGATAAGATATTATGGATTCCAGGGGTAATAAGGTCGGATATTGCTAAAGTCACCAACGATACCCAAACAATACTACATCTTAGCCTAAAGAAGGAGGTTTAA
- a CDS encoding DUF47 family protein, producing the protein MAEDRWKKLWDTLKPQIASAIQKAGETAQKAGEVISEMAKTLGKESAKLAKIGKLKADILILEGNKDNLLRKLGEKLYQLYKNEEEIKKEVFSELVKEIEELDKKILEKQKEIESIAKEENLNPEDIEKIPAVEDEEKKD; encoded by the coding sequence ATGGCAGAGGACAGATGGAAGAAACTATGGGATACTCTAAAGCCTCAGATAGCTTCGGCAATTCAAAAGGCGGGAGAGACTGCTCAAAAAGCTGGTGAAGTAATTTCAGAGATGGCAAAGACTCTTGGTAAAGAGTCTGCTAAACTCGCTAAAATTGGAAAATTAAAGGCAGATATTCTTATTCTTGAAGGAAATAAAGATAACCTTTTAAGAAAGCTTGGAGAAAAGTTATACCAATTATATAAGAATGAGGAAGAGATTAAGAAAGAAGTATTTTCTGAGCTTGTGAAAGAAATCGAGGAATTAGATAAGAAGATTTTAGAGAAACAGAAAGAGATAGAAAGCATAGCAAAAGAGGAGAATTTGAATCCAGAAGATATCGAAAAAATTCCTGCTGTTGAAGATGAAGAAAAGAAAGATTAA
- a CDS encoding DUF1292 domain-containing protein codes for MPDRDYEEDIIVLEGEDGTTYEYIVRDFVEVDDKTYVLLTPKDSEDMEEVYIFRCRLAEKDGELYIEALEEIEDDDEYERVVEALEEEEEWEEEDWEEEDQ; via the coding sequence ATGCCAGACAGAGATTATGAAGAAGATATAATTGTTTTGGAGGGTGAAGACGGAACTACTTATGAGTATATTGTAAGAGATTTTGTCGAGGTAGATGATAAGACTTATGTTCTTCTCACCCCTAAGGATTCTGAGGATATGGAGGAAGTGTATATATTTCGTTGCAGGCTTGCAGAAAAGGATGGTGAACTATATATAGAAGCTCTTGAAGAAATAGAAGACGACGATGAGTATGAGAGAGTTGTTGAGGCACTCGAGGAAGAAGAAGAGTGGGAGGAAGAGGATTGGGAAGAAGAAGATCAATAA